TACTAACACTAATCATCATTGCAGTCTTCTTCACCTCATTCGTGCAAAAATACGCAGTCAACACCGCTCAATGGTCTCCCGGCGGCTCCTGGAACTCAAATGAAGAGCTTTCAGCTTATCTAAGCCTCCTCCAACTGCCCCCCGAGGCCAGAGTAGTCACTCTGGCAAGATCAAACCATGAGTCTCACCTGATTGGTTTGGACAAACTTATTTGTACGTATTGTGATGATGAGTTTGATTTTAGGGAAAATATAGAGAATAAAACCACGTTGGAGATTTATTCGTTTTTTAAGGGCAAATGGTATGAGTATGTGATACTTGATGCTGAATATGCAAAAATATACGGGATGAATGCGACTAACCAGAGATTAAAAAAAATGGCAGAAGGTGACCTCTTTACCCCAATTTTGCAAACACAGGGCATGGTTCTTTTCAAGATTAATTAAAGCCCCCTCTTTTAATCTCTTCATAACATTTTGAAACTTTCTTTGCTATAGTTTCATAATCAAATTTACCGATTACACATTTTCTGGCATTTTTGCGCAGCCTCATGTTTATTTTATCATCATCAAGAATCTTTTCTATCCAAAAGATATAGTCTTCTAATTCCTCAGCGATGATGATATCTCTTTTATGGGTATAGTATAACCCCCTGGCTCCGAACTTCGTTGCGATAGTTGGAATCCCCGCTCCAAGATACTCAAATAGTTTGATATCCGTACCGGAACCGTACCTGACAGGATTTAGGGCAACATCAGCCATCCTGAAATAAGTAAGAATGTCTTCATGCTGAAGCCTTCCCGTAAATACAAGGTTGCCCCTGTTGAGATACCCACCCCCTATAGAGCCGGCAATGACGAAGATAGTATCCTTCCTCTTCATCTTTCCTGCCACCTGGAATATAAACTTCATTGCCTCGACATTAGGTGCATGAAGCCCTGATGAATAGAGGACAATCTTCTTCCCGCGAAAACCGAATTTCTCTTTAAGGCGCTCCCTTTCAGAATCGGATGAAGGAGTAATAACGGTTGCATCTATCCCATTGGGGATAAGGCGGATCTTGGCCGTATCGATATCATAAATCTCCTGCATTTTCTTGGTGTCATAATCACAGCAGGAGAATATAAGGTCAGACTCTTCCAGATATCTTTTCTCAATGCGGTACGTCTTTTCAATTATCTTATCTCTAAAGATAGACTTATACTGAAAATTGTTTTTGTCTGAAACTAAAAGATACTCAACATTATGTGCAGATGCTATGTAGGGATGCTCAAATCTCTGCCTTACCCAATCAAATAGCCAAGGTTCCTCTATCTGAACAACATCCCAATTCTTACCTAACCTCTTATGGATCCGTGAGAACGCGAGTATCTGAGAAGAAATTGCGTATGGAGAAATGTTCAGCTTATGCAAAAGAAATGATATAAAGAGTATATGCAATCGAGAATAATTATATTCCGTATAATTTGCATTAAAACAATTCCTCCAGGAGTGAAGCGGAATCTTGCCGTCCTTTAGAAAGAGATTCAGTGAAAACTGGTTAATCGTGTGATGCCTTGAAAGACACCTATTAAGGTAGTAGTTCCGTATCTTCCCTCCATTATCCAAGGGGAGTGTGGGGAAGGGGGAGATATTAAGAACTCTCATGTAGCCTCAGTAACTCTTGGATAATCTTCTCAGCGGCATTTCCGGCACCATAAGGGTTATTCCACTTACCCTCCTTCCTCATCATTTTCCCTGTAGAAAAAACAATACTCCCTTTCTCAATACCTGCAAGAATGTTGCATCCTTCTTCGATTGTCTCGGGCCTTTCAGTACTCGTACGTAAAGTGACGCAAGGAACTCCAAGAGTGCAAGCTTCCTCCTGGATTCCCCCCGAATCAGTCAATATAATCCTTGCGTTCTTCTGTAGATCAAGAAAGGGAATATACCCGACAGGTTGGATTATTCTAACGCCTTGCGGAATATCAATATCAAACTCGAGAATCATTTTCCGTGTTCTTGGATGCAAAGGGAAAACTATAGGAAGTTGATACAGGTCAAAAACGTAACCAATAGCTGCAAAAATTTCAGCAAGCCGAGCCTTAAGGTCTACATTTTCAGGTCGGTGAAGCGTTAGGAGCATATATCTTTTGCTCTCCAATTTCAAAGAATTTAGAACAGAATTGTTCTCTTTTTTCATGAAAACATGCACAGCATCAACAATAGTGTTCCCTACCACAAATATTGATTCCCGGTTGATTCCTTCCTCCAATAAATACTTCCGTGATGTTTCGCTTGGAGCAAATAGATACTGCGAAATATGATCTGTGATTATTCTGTTTGTTTCTTCGGTCATCTCAATTTCATGGCTCCGCAAACCCGCTTCGATATGGACGAGAGGAATACGAAGTGCATGGCTTGCAAGACCTCCAGAAAGTACTGAATTTGTGTCTCCAACCACAAGTACAAACTCCGGTCGGTCTTTCTTAAGGATTTCTGTAATTCCATTCTTCATAACTCCAACTTGCCTTCGGAAATCATTTGATCCGATCTTAAGGTTGTATTTAGGGGCAGGCAGGTCTAATTCCTCAAAGAAGACCCTATCCATTTCATAGGAGTAATGTTGCCCCGTGTGTAGAATATAATAATCAATATGGCGTTTTTCACAGATTTTTGCAATCGACCACATCTTTATAATCTCTGGTCGAGTGCCTATTAGCAAACAGAGTTTCATAAAACCACCGGAGCCCCACTTTCTCGTAGGAATTGAACTCCTTTTATTAATCTTACTATACTGCGGCAATCCCAAGTTAAGTGTCAAAGCTTAAATTTCTCTCATTCTTAAAGAACATCGAAGGATACCCAAAAAGCGCTGAAGCAGTGCGCTATCCTCCGGAGAAAAAATAATTCTCGATTCTCGGATGACACCAGTGACCTCCTCCCCGCCCTAAAGGGCGGGGCTTCCTGCGCTAACTGAACACCACGTTGTGGTGTGCTTCCTGATTCGTGATATAGGCCTCGCAAGCGGCAAGATCATTCACTCCTACCGTCGCTGAATAACTGCTCGGCGCCCAGAAATGCCTCTTGGGGTAGCGCAAGGCAACGTGCTCGTGTGCTGCCTTGCGAATCGCAGCAGCCACAAGATTTTAATCTCCAGCCTCTGCATCATCTTGTAGCGATACTTCGTGCACCACTCAAAGTGCCAGAGATTCATCGTCACCTTATGGCTCAACCGCTTCATGCTGTTCATGCTCTCGTCCTCCGGCAGACGAGAGCTCACACTACTTTGGATTGGTAGTGCGTGCGCAGTTTCGTCCGCCAGCTTGCTGGCGGCGAAGCCGCCACAAAAATGTTTCTATAGAGAAACGCCCTAAAGGGCGGGGGTTTAAACCCTAGCTCGCTACGCTCACGCTAAATCGTAGAATTTATAAACGAATCCTTATTATAAAGTTAACTATGGCGAAGATCCTCATTATCTACCCATCATCATCTCCGGATATTCCTGGGGGGGAAGTGGATTGGGAGAGGTATAAGAGTATCCCCAATGGGCCTTTAGCAATCGCAACGTTTCTTCATCATAAGGGCCATGATGTAAAGATTATTGATGCGCGGCCACTTCCAAAAGAGACTACCTTAAAGCTTGTTGAGGATAGTCTCTCTGGCACAGATCTTGTTTGCGTAGGTGCAAATACAGTTCAGCTTAAACATGGAATAATCTTAAGCGACCATATTAAAAGGATTAATAGAGATGTTCCTATCTTATTTGGAGGGATACATGCGATCATGTACCCCAGCCAGACTGTTGCTGACAAAAGTATAGACTATGTGGTTCATGGTGAGGCTGAATATACTATATTAGAGCTTATAGAATATCTGGAGAAAAAAGATAAGAGATTGGAAGACATCAAAGGACTTGCATTTAAGCAGAACGGGAAAATTATTATAACTCCTGCTGCGCCAGGTATTGATCCCAATGAGCTTCCGCTTCCGGATTATTCCCTTTTAGAGGATGTTGAGAAATACATCAATAGAGAGTTTTCTACAAATCTTGGTAAGATCAGGAAAATGAGAGGGCTTGATATCCATACAAGCAGGGGCTGCCCTTATCGTTGCACATTCTGTCCGATGACTATGCCTGAGTTTAGAGGATATCGAAACTTAAGATTGGAGAAGGTTTTTGAATTGATTGATATCGCAGTCCAGAAATATAATGTTGGTCATATCTGGTTCAGCGATGAGCTTTTCTTCTCTAACAAATTAAAAGTTAAAAGGATAGCACGACATATAATTGATAAAGGGTACAAAATAACATGGGAATCAAATGCACGTGTAGAGCAGTTCCGTGAGAGTCTCCTCGATGATGAGACTCTCCGTGTCATGAAGGAGAGCGGCTGCTATGCGCTGCGTATGGGGATGGAGTCTGGGTCCAATCGGGTACTAAATCTTATGAAGAAGGACAGTTGTGTTGATAACACTATTCATGCTGTGAGGCAATGCGAGAAATATGGCATCATCCCTGTTGGAAACTTTATTTGCGGTTTTCCAACAGAGACTAAAGAAGAGGTCCTTGATACCGCAAAATTGATATTAACCCTTAAAGAGATCTCGCCCAATGGGCTCTTTTTTTCTCCTGGTCTTTTGCGGCCGTATCCAGGGACTGAGATGTATGAGTTATGTAAAAGATACGGTGGCTATGAAGAACCTCAAACCCTCAGGGAATGGGCAAACAGGAAGATTGATGTCGGGCTGTTTGCGAATCCAACAGATCTTAAATGGGTGAAATATCCAACCTGGCTTCGTAATTTTCAGGTTTATTTTTATATCATCACAGTTTTGAAAACGCACGAAAAAACCGGAACAAAACTTTCTCCTACATGGAAATTTTTTGCAAAACTTGCTGTGAAACGCCTCTATTCCAATTTTTGGGGGGTCGCTTTTGAACCTCCGCTTTTGATACATGTAAAGAATTTCTTAGATAAGAAGAGTAAAATTGCTGAGTTTTTAAAGAGTACATTACGGTTGGATCTTTCTCAGATATAGGTATTGTTGCTGTAATCACCGAGATTTTTGAATAATTCCCGCAAAGGCCTTCAGCCTTACATATGTAAGCATATTCTGTCTTAGCCCTCTAAGCAATCCGTTCTTTGCCCTTTTGTCATCTCTTCTGCTCTGAGTGTGGATAAGCCCGGATCTTATATAAGCACCATAAACACCCCCTCAAGTACCAGCAAAACGTCATGGTCGAGCAGTACGAGCGGCAGTTTGAGGCTTGATGATGGCCATACTCCTTTTTTATGAGACGAAAGAATTTAGAGGGTAGGTGATGCTTCGGAGATGCTGGCTAGTAACGGTTAAGTCAACTTAAGTGGGAAAACATAAAATCTCCTTTTTCTTAAAGAAAACCGAAGGATAGCCAAAAAGCGTTGAAGCTGTGCTATCCTTCGGAGGAAGATCAAATGATACAGACAGATCTGAGTAGCTTTAGCTAT
This window of the Candidatus Nanoarchaeia archaeon genome carries:
- a CDS encoding glycosyltransferase family 4 protein; the protein is MRVLNISPFPTLPLDNGGKIRNYYLNRCLSRHHTINQFSLNLFLKDGKIPLHSWRNCFNANYTEYNYSRLHILFISFLLHKLNISPYAISSQILAFSRIHKRLGKNWDVVQIEEPWLFDWVRQRFEHPYIASAHNVEYLLVSDKNNFQYKSIFRDKIIEKTYRIEKRYLEESDLIFSCCDYDTKKMQEIYDIDTAKIRLIPNGIDATVITPSSDSERERLKEKFGFRGKKIVLYSSGLHAPNVEAMKFIFQVAGKMKRKDTIFVIAGSIGGGYLNRGNLVFTGRLQHEDILTYFRMADVALNPVRYGSGTDIKLFEYLGAGIPTIATKFGARGLYYTHKRDIIIAEELEDYIFWIEKILDDDKINMRLRKNARKCVIGKFDYETIAKKVSKCYEEIKRGGFN
- the wecB gene encoding UDP-N-acetylglucosamine 2-epimerase (non-hydrolyzing): MGLPQYSKINKRSSIPTRKWGSGGFMKLCLLIGTRPEIIKMWSIAKICEKRHIDYYILHTGQHYSYEMDRVFFEELDLPAPKYNLKIGSNDFRRQVGVMKNGITEILKKDRPEFVLVVGDTNSVLSGGLASHALRIPLVHIEAGLRSHEIEMTEETNRIITDHISQYLFAPSETSRKYLLEEGINRESIFVVGNTIVDAVHVFMKKENNSVLNSLKLESKRYMLLTLHRPENVDLKARLAEIFAAIGYVFDLYQLPIVFPLHPRTRKMILEFDIDIPQGVRIIQPVGYIPFLDLQKNARIILTDSGGIQEEACTLGVPCVTLRTSTERPETIEEGCNILAGIEKGSIVFSTGKMMRKEGKWNNPYGAGNAAEKIIQELLRLHESS
- a CDS encoding radical SAM protein, whose product is MAKILIIYPSSSPDIPGGEVDWERYKSIPNGPLAIATFLHHKGHDVKIIDARPLPKETTLKLVEDSLSGTDLVCVGANTVQLKHGIILSDHIKRINRDVPILFGGIHAIMYPSQTVADKSIDYVVHGEAEYTILELIEYLEKKDKRLEDIKGLAFKQNGKIIITPAAPGIDPNELPLPDYSLLEDVEKYINREFSTNLGKIRKMRGLDIHTSRGCPYRCTFCPMTMPEFRGYRNLRLEKVFELIDIAVQKYNVGHIWFSDELFFSNKLKVKRIARHIIDKGYKITWESNARVEQFRESLLDDETLRVMKESGCYALRMGMESGSNRVLNLMKKDSCVDNTIHAVRQCEKYGIIPVGNFICGFPTETKEEVLDTAKLILTLKEISPNGLFFSPGLLRPYPGTEMYELCKRYGGYEEPQTLREWANRKIDVGLFANPTDLKWVKYPTWLRNFQVYFYIITVLKTHEKTGTKLSPTWKFFAKLAVKRLYSNFWGVAFEPPLLIHVKNFLDKKSKIAEFLKSTLRLDLSQI